From the Ilumatobacteraceae bacterium genome, the window GTGCTGTCGTGCACGTGACCCTCGGCGTCCATGCGTCCACCGAGTCCGGCGCTGCGGAGCACCTCGACCGACCCCCACTCGAGCACACCGGCCCGGATCCGGCTCAGCACGTGATCGCGACTCGAGCGTTCGACGACGACCGAGTCGACGTCGGCCAGGTGGAGGAGGTGGGACAGCAACGACCCGGCCGGTCCCGCACCGATGATGGCAACGGAGGTCGAGATCGTCACCGGGCCAGTCTCCCCGATTGTTGACAATCCGGCAAGCGTCCCACCAGAATGCCGACACGATGATCATCGACTGCCACGGCCACTACACGACGGCACCACCGCAGCTCGGTGACTATCGCGAGGCCCAGAAGGCCGCCCTGCAAGCCGACCCCGGCCATGTGGGCGACAAGGGTGCGCTGGAGATCTCCGACGATGCGCTCCGCGAGAGCCTGGAGGGCAACCAACTCCGACTCCAGCGCGAGCGCGACATCGATCTCACCCTCTTCTCGCCACGGGCGTCGTGGATGGGTCACCACATCGGCAACGAACACACGAGCCGGTTCTGGACCGAGCACTGCAACGAACTGATCGCCCGCATCTGCGACCTGTACCCGAGCAACTTCGCGCCGGTGTGTCAGCTGCCGCAGTCGCCCGGCGTCGGCATCGAGTCGTCGGTGCGCGAACTGCGTCGTTGCGTCGACGAACTGGGCTTCATCGGGTGCAACCTCAACCCCGACCCGTCCGGTGGTAACTGGACCGGCCCGCCGCTGTTCGACCCGTACTGGCGGCCTCTGTTCGAGGCGATGTGTGAACTCGACGTGCCGGCGATGGTGCACGTGAGCGCCAGCTGCAATCCGAACTTTCACTTCACCAGCTCGCACTACCTCGGTGCCGACACCACCGCGTTCGTGCAGGCGATGACGTCGGGTCTGTTCCGCGACTTCCCCGAGATGCGCTGGGTGATTCCCCACGGCGGCGGCGCGGTGCCGTATCACTGGGGCCGGTTCAAGGGGATGGCCGAAGGGGCCCGCGAGGGCGGCGGCGACGGAGCGGCGTGGTCGCTGCTCGACGAACTGATGGACAACATCTTCTTCGACACGTGCGTCTACCACCAGCCGGGCATCGACCTGCTCGTCGACGTCGTACCCGCCGCCAACGTCCTGTTCGGTTCCGAGATGCTGGGCGCGGTCAAGGGTCTCGATCCCGAGACCGGTCACGGGTACGACGACACCAAGCGCTACATCGACCAGGCCGACCTCACGCCCGAGCAGCGCACACAGATCTTCAGCGGGAACGTCCAGCGTGTCTACCCCCGCCTCACCCTGCCGGAGGCAGCCGCATGAACCAGCACGTGATCGTCCGCAACATCGAGCGTGCCGACCCCGGCGTGATCGAGCGGCTCGGTGATGCCGGCACGGCGACGGTGCACGAGGCGATCGGCCGCGTCGGATTCGTCGGCACGCACCTGCGCCCCATCCAGCTCGACACGAAGGTCGCCGGGTCCGCCGTCACCGTGCTCAGCCACCCCGGCGACAACATGATGATTCACGCCGCGGTCGAGATGTGCGGGCCGGGCGACATCCTCGTCGTCACCAACACGGCCCCGTCGACGCACGGCATGTTCGGTGACCTGCTCGCGACCTCGCTGATGGCGCGTGGTGTTCGCGGTCTCGTGATCGACGCCGGTGTCCGCGACACCGCCGACCTGCGGTCGATGGGCTTTCCGGTCTGGTCGCAGCACGTCTCGTGCCAGGGCACCGTGAAGAACACGCCCGGTTCGGTCAACGTGCCGGTCGTGCTCGGTGGGATCACGGTCCAGCCGGGCGACGTGGTGTGTGCCGACGACGACGGTGTGGTCATCGTGCCGCGCGAGCAGGCCGAGTGGGCGCTCGAACAGTCCGATGCCCGACTCGCGAAGGAGGCCACGATGCGCACGCGGCTCGAGGCCGGCGAGCTGGGCGTCGACGTCTACGGGCTGCGTCAGCGGTTGCTCGACCTGGGCGTCGAGTACGTCGACTGAGAAGATGGCGACGAACGATTCGGAGACGCAGATGGCACTCGACAAGCCGTACCTCGACATTCCCGGCACGACCGTGTTCGACGCGGCACAGGCCCGCAAGGGCTACTGGCTCAATCAGTTCTGCATGTCGCTGATGCGCGCCGACCATCGGGAACGGTTCCTCGCCGACGAGCGGGCGTACCTCGACGAGTGGGACATGACCGAGGACCAGAAGCAGGCCGTGCTCGACCGCGACATGAACCGCATGATCGCGCTGGGGGGCAACATCTACTTCCTCGCCAAGATCGGCGCGACCGACGGCAAGAGCTTCCAGCAGATGGCGGGGTCGATGACCGGCATGAGCGAGGAGGAGTACCGGGCGATGATGCTCGCCGGCGGCCGGTCGATCGACGGCAACCGCTACGTCGGGGAGGAGCGCTGATGGCTCGCATCACGTCGTCCGTCTACACGTCGCACGTACCCGCGATCGGCGTCGCGATCGACACCGGCATCACCGATCAGCCCTACTGGCAGCCGCTGTTCGCCGGGTACGAACCGTCGAGAGCGTGGATCGGGGAGCATCCGCCCGACGCGATCGTGCTCGTCTTCAACGATCACGCCACGTCGTTCAGTCTCGACCTGATCCCGACGTTCGCGATCGGCACCGGCGCCTCCTACGCGGTCGCCGACGAGGGGTGGGGTCCGCGCCCCGTGCCGCCGGTGATCGGTCACCCCGATCTCGCCGCGCACATCGCACACTCGGTCATCCAGGACGACTTCGACCTGACGATCGTCAACAAGATGGACGTCGACCACGGGCTCACCGTGCCGCTGTCGCTGATGTTCGGACAGCCCGACGCGTGGCCGTGCCCGGTGATCCCGTTCGCCGTCAACGTCGTGCAGTTCCCGCCCCCGTCCGGGCAACGCTGTCTGCACCTCGGTCGGGCCATCCGACGGGCGGTCGAGTCGTACGACGAGCCCATGAACGTGCAGATCTGGGGGACCGGCGGCATGAGCCACCAGCTGCAGGGTCCCCGCGCCGGTCTGATCAACGCCGACTTCGACGCCGCGTTCCTCGATCAGCTGATCGCCGACCCGGCCGAACTCGCCCGCAAGCCCCACGTCGACTACCTCCGTGAGGCCGGGTCCGAGGGGGTCGAACTCGTGATGTGGCTCGTCGCGCGCGGCGCGATGGGCGATCTCGCCGGCGGTCCGCCGCCGAGCGTGCGGCACCGCTTCTACCATGTGCCGGCGAGCAACACGGCCGTCGGCCATCTGATCCTCGACGACCAACTCATCCTCGACGACACGGAGACACCATGACGATCAACGTCGCCCTGGCCGGTGCCGGCGCGTTCGGCATCAAGCACCTCGACGCGATGGCGCAGATCGACGACGTCCGGGTCGTCTCGGTCGTCGGTCGCGAGCTCGGTCCGACCCAGGAGGTCGCCGAGACGTACGGTATCGATCACGTCACGACCGACCTCGCCGAGACCCTGGCGCTCGACACCGTCGACGCCGTCGTGCTCGCCACACCGACGCAGATGCACGCCGAGCAGTCGATCGCGTGTCTCGAAGCGGGCAAGCACGTCGAGGTCGAGATCCCGTTGTGCGACGACCTGGCCGACGGCCGCCGCGTCGTCGAGGCGCAGCAGCGAACCGGACTCGTCGCGATGTGCGGTCACACGCGCCGCTTCAACCCGAGTCACCAGTGGGTCAACCGTCGGGTGCGGTCTGGCGAATTCTCGATCCAGCAGATGGACGTGCAGACGTACTTCTTCCGGCGCACCAACACCAACGCGCTCGGCCAGCCGCGCAGCTGGACCGACCATCTGCTGTGGCACCACGCGGCCCACACCGTCGACCTGTTCGCCTACCAGTGCGGCAGCCCGATCGTCGACGCCCACGCGATGCAGGGTCCGATCCATCCCGAGCTCGGCATCGCGATGGACATGTCGGTCCAGCTGCGCGCCGAGTCGGGCGCGATCTGCACGCTGTCGTTGTCGTTCAACAACGACGGCCCGTTCGGCACCTTCTTCCGGTACATCGGTGACACCGGCACGTACATCGCCCGGTACGACGACCTGGTCGACGGCCGTGAGGAACCGATCGATGTGTCCGACGTCGACGTGTCGACCAACGGCATCGAGTTGCAGGACCGCGAGTTCTTCGCCGCCATCCGCGAGGGTCGCGAGCCGAACAGCAGCGTCAGTCAGGTGCTGCCGTGCTACGAGGTACTCGACGGCCTCGAACGACAACTCGCCGTCGACTGAGCGCCGTCGCGTTGGCCGTCACTCGTCGGAGTACACGTCGGCGATCGCCCTGCCGATGCTGCCCAGCAACATGCCGGCGGCACCCACGATGAAGAGCCAGACGCCGGCTGTCTTGAGATCCTCGTCGAGGAAGAACACCGAACCCACCAGGAACGCGAGGTTCCCGGCCAGCCCGAGGCTCGTGTGCAGCCATTCGTAGTTGTTGACCACCGCCATGATCGGGTGGGGCCGGTGTACCGACCGGTGCTCACCGGCGCGGACGTCGTCGATCATGCTGACTTCCTTTGGCGTTTGACGGCTCGACATCTCGGCGCGCTACCCGCCTCGGGCCCGGTCCAAACGAGCGGCGGTTCCGTCTCAGCCGACGGAGCGGTCGGTGCCCGACCAGTAGCGTGCTCGCACCGCCTTCTTGTCGGGCTTGCCGACCGGCGTCAGCGGCACCGCGTCGACGTAGTCGACGGTCTTCGGTGACTGCTGCGACCCCTTCGCCTCCTTGACCAGGGCCTGGATCTCGGCGGTGAGTTCGTCGCTCGATTCGAATCCGGGTGCGAGCACGACCACCGCCTTCACCGCCTCGCCCCACTTGTCGTCGGGTACGCCCACCACCATCACCGTGTTCACGGCTGCGTGCGTGCTGATCACGTCTTCCACCTCGCGGGGGAAGACGTTGAATCCACCGGTGATGACCATGTCCTTCGTGCGGTCGACGATGTAGAGGAACCCCTCGTCGTCGAACCGACCGACATCGCCGGTGTGCAACCAGTCACCCGACAGCGTCTCGGCCGTCTGGTCGGCCATGTCGTGGTAGCCGACCATCACGAGCGGCCCGCGGGCGCAGATCTCGCCGGGTTCACCGGGACCGGTCGGTTGGTCATCCGGACCGAGCAACGCCACGTGGACCCACGGCGCCGGGCGACCGCACGAGGCGAGTCGCTCGGGTTTCGACAGGTCGTGCTCGTCCTTCTTCATGTGGGCGATCACCATCGGCGCTTCCGACTGGCCGTAGAACTGGAAGAAGATCGACCCCCACAGGTCGATCGCGTCAGCGAGCTTCGGCGGGCTCATGGGCGATGCGCCGTAGAAGATCGTCTCCATGCTCGACATGTCGGCGGTTCGGTAGCGCTCGTTGCCCTGCAGCGCATAGAGCATCACCGGCACGATCATCGTGGTCGTGATGCGGTGTGTTTCGACGAGATCGAAGAACCCGTCGGGACTGAACGCCTCCATCACGTGGAACACACCGCCGTGGAGCAGCACCGGGCCCAGCAACGTCATCGCTGCGTGTGACAGCGGCGTCGCCACGAGCATCCGCACCTCGCGCGGGAACTCCCACTCGGCCATCTGGATGAACGTGAGGTTGGACCACACCCGCTGCGGGAGCAGGACGCCCTTGGGCAGACCGGTCGTCCCACCCGTGTACGCCAGCGTGCAGAGATCGTCGGGACCGATGTCAGGCGCGACCAGTGGTTGCGGCTCGAACGTGGCAGCGAGTTCGAGGTAGTCGTCGGCGACGTCGCTGGGACCGAGGCCGAGCACGACGAGGTCGGGGAAACGCTCGCGGAGCTGCGAGGTCCGCTCTGCGAAGTGGTCGACGTCGACGACGAGGCATTCGATCGACGCCGCGCCGATGACGTAGGCGTGGTCGTCGAACGATCCCATCGGGTGGAGTGGGGTGATCACCGAGCCGTTGATCATCGACGCCGTCAGGTTCGTCAGCACCTCCGGACGGTTCTTGGAGAGCACCGCGAGCCGGGCGCCGCGTGCGATGCCCCGAGACCGGAGCACCTGGATCAACTGGCTGGTCTGTCGCCGGACGTCGGCGTACGAGAGCACCTGATCACCGAGATGGATGCACGGCTCGTGCTCGAAGCGCTCGAGCGCGGTGATGATCAGATGGGGCAACAGCGGCTCGTGGTGCAGCGTCGACACGCTCACTCCTTCGTCGATGGATGGTGGACGGCCCCGACCGTACCGATCAGACATCGGATGTCTGCGGTCGGAGCGGCTCGAGGGGGTGGTCGGTGTCACTGCGCCGCAGCGTCATACCAGCCGCGTGACCACGACCACGATCAGCACCGCCGTGAGCACGAGAATGCCCATGGCCGCGAGGCCGTCTGAGCGTGCCCGGTTGCGTGTTACCTGCTCTGATTCGCCGTTCATGACGTTGTTCCTCCTCGTGGTTGTCCAATTCTCGATCACGACTTCACCGCTCCGCAATGTGGCGTCAGCTGTCTCACCCGTCGTCGACCCCGGCCGTCGGCGCCGACGTGTCGTGCCCCAGACGTCGGAGCGCCGACTGGGCCGCGTGGTAGCCGCACATGCCGTGCGCGCCGGCCCCCGGCGGGGTGGCGGCCGAGCACAGGAAGTGCCCGGGCACGCCGAGCGAGTACGGGTCGAGCCCGACGCGCGGCCGGAACACCAGTTGCCGAGGTGAGTTGGCACCGGTGACGATGTCGCCGTCGACGATGTTCGCGTTCCGTGCCGAGAGGTCGGATGTCGACTGGACGTGCCGGGCCACGATCCGGTCGCGGAAGCCGGGCGCGAACCGTTCGATCTGACGCTCGATCGCCTCGGTCGCGTCGCCGGTGAACCCGGCCGGGACGTGGGCGTACGCGTAGAGCGGGTGTACGTCGCCGTTCGATCGACCGGGGTCGGCGAGGTACTGCTGGCCGACCAGCACGAACGGACGCTCGGGCATCTGCCCGCGGTGCACCATCGCCTCCACGGCGGCGGTCTCGTCGTAGCCGCCGCTGACGTGCACGGTGCCGGCACGACGCGACGGCTCATGACTCCACGGGACACCACCCTCGACGGCGAAGTCGACCTTGAACGCGGCAGGACCGTGCCGGTATCGGCCGAGCGAACGGCGGAACCGTGCGGGCATCGTGTCGCCGAGCATCGCGACCGCAGCGCCGGGAGCGACGTCGAGCATGACGATGTCGGGTGAGTCGAGATCGTGCACCGAGACCACCCGGTGGTCGGTCTCGATCGTCCCGCCGTTGGCGGCGAGCGCATCGGCCATCGCCGTGGTGATCGACGCCGAACCGCCGACGGCGACCGGCCAGCCGTACGTGTGTGCCGCCGTGCCGAGCGCCGTGCCGATCGCCGACGACAGCACCGAGCGGAACGGCCAGAACGCATGCGCGGCGACGCCGCCGAACAGCGCGCGACCCTCCTCGGTCGAGAATCGTCTCGCCAGGAGCGCGGCCGGGAGGGCTGCTCGCAGTCCGAACCGGGCGAGCTCGAGAGGGTGGTCGGGGACCCCGATGATCGGACCGAGGAAGTCGCCGGCGATGTCGCCGAAGCGGGGCACGAGGGGGCCGAAGACCGACCGCCACGCTCGCTCGTCACCGACGAGGCCGTCGGCCGTCTCGTCGACCGACCGAACCGCGGCACCGCCGGCGGCGCCGCCGATCGGATGCGAGTACTGCACCTCGGGCCATGCCCACTGCAAGCCGTGTCGTTCGAGTCGGGCGAGTTCCGCGAACTTGGTGTCGAAGCTCAACGGGTGGAAGCCGGAGCACTCGTCGTGGAGCAGACCCGGGACGGTCAGCTCGCTGCTCCGTGTGCCGCCGCCGATCCGTGGTGCGGCCTCGAGCACCGTGACCTCGACCCCGGCCGTCGCCAGCGTGAGCGCGGCGGCCAGCCCGTTCGGTCCGGCCCCGACGACGACCGCGGTGGTCACGCGATGCTCAAATCGACAGTCCGCCGTCGACCGGAACGACCACGCCGGTGATGTAGCCCGCCTGTTCGGAGGCGAGGAACCCGACCAGCGGTGCGGTTTCCTCGGGTGCGGAGAAGCGTCCCATCGGGATCTCGGCCTGCAGCTCGGCGAGGCGGTCGGGAGGGATCGAGGCGACCATGTCGGTCTCGGCGTTGGGCGAGATGGCGTTGACCGTGATGCCGAACCCCGCCAACTCCTTGGCGGTGGTGCGGGTGAACCCGATGATGCCGGCTTTGGCGGCCGCATAGTTGGCCTGACCGATGTTGCCGTGCAGCCCGGTGTACGAGGTGACGTTCACGATCCGGCCGTAGCCGCGTTCGCGCATCGTCGGCACGACGGCACGGGTGAGGTTGAAGGTGCCGGTGAGATGCACGCCGAGCACCGCCTGCCAGTCGTCGTCGGTCAGTTTCCAGACCACACGGTCGCGCAGGATCCCGGCGTTGTTGACGACGATGTCGATGCGGCCGGTCACGCCGAGCACGTGGTCGACCGCGGCGTTCACCGACTCGGAATCGGCGACGTCGGCGACGAGCGGGATCGCGTCGTCGAGTTCGCCGACGAGCACGTCGGCGAGTGCCTGCTCGTTCACGTCGGCCACCGCCACGGTGGCACCGGCGGCAGCGAAGAATCGGCTGAGTGCCAGCCCGATGCCCCGCCCGCCGCCGGTCACGATGACGGTGCGGTCGCTGAAGTCGTATGAGGTGCTCATGGTGTTCCGATGATAGGGACGAGGCCGCCGCCGCGGCCAGCGTCGGCGGTCGTGTCGGAGGCCGGATGCACCGGCTTCACGCCCAGTCCGGGGTGTACTCGATGTGGGGTTCGATCGGCCCGAGGTCGGCGTGGCGGCGGAGCTCGTACCGGCCGAGCTGGTTGCGGTGCACCTCGTCGGGCCCGTCGGCGAGGCGCAGCAGCCGGGCGGTGGCGTAGGCGGCGGCCAGGCCGAAGTCGTTGTTGGTGCCGGCACCGCCGAACGCCTGGATCGCCCAGTCGACGATCTTGCAAGCCATCGT encodes:
- a CDS encoding amidohydrolase family protein, with the translated sequence MIIDCHGHYTTAPPQLGDYREAQKAALQADPGHVGDKGALEISDDALRESLEGNQLRLQRERDIDLTLFSPRASWMGHHIGNEHTSRFWTEHCNELIARICDLYPSNFAPVCQLPQSPGVGIESSVRELRRCVDELGFIGCNLNPDPSGGNWTGPPLFDPYWRPLFEAMCELDVPAMVHVSASCNPNFHFTSSHYLGADTTAFVQAMTSGLFRDFPEMRWVIPHGGGAVPYHWGRFKGMAEGAREGGGDGAAWSLLDELMDNIFFDTCVYHQPGIDLLVDVVPAANVLFGSEMLGAVKGLDPETGHGYDDTKRYIDQADLTPEQRTQIFSGNVQRVYPRLTLPEAAA
- a CDS encoding 4-carboxy-4-hydroxy-2-oxoadipate aldolase/oxaloacetate decarboxylase, whose translation is MNQHVIVRNIERADPGVIERLGDAGTATVHEAIGRVGFVGTHLRPIQLDTKVAGSAVTVLSHPGDNMMIHAAVEMCGPGDILVVTNTAPSTHGMFGDLLATSLMARGVRGLVIDAGVRDTADLRSMGFPVWSQHVSCQGTVKNTPGSVNVPVVLGGITVQPGDVVCADDDGVVIVPREQAEWALEQSDARLAKEATMRTRLEAGELGVDVYGLRQRLLDLGVEYVD
- the ligA gene encoding protocatechuate 4,5-dioxygenase subunit alpha, producing MATNDSETQMALDKPYLDIPGTTVFDAAQARKGYWLNQFCMSLMRADHRERFLADERAYLDEWDMTEDQKQAVLDRDMNRMIALGGNIYFLAKIGATDGKSFQQMAGSMTGMSEEEYRAMMLAGGRSIDGNRYVGEER
- a CDS encoding class III extradiol dioxygenase subunit beta codes for the protein MARITSSVYTSHVPAIGVAIDTGITDQPYWQPLFAGYEPSRAWIGEHPPDAIVLVFNDHATSFSLDLIPTFAIGTGASYAVADEGWGPRPVPPVIGHPDLAAHIAHSVIQDDFDLTIVNKMDVDHGLTVPLSLMFGQPDAWPCPVIPFAVNVVQFPPPSGQRCLHLGRAIRRAVESYDEPMNVQIWGTGGMSHQLQGPRAGLINADFDAAFLDQLIADPAELARKPHVDYLREAGSEGVELVMWLVARGAMGDLAGGPPPSVRHRFYHVPASNTAVGHLILDDQLILDDTETP
- a CDS encoding Gfo/Idh/MocA family oxidoreductase codes for the protein MTINVALAGAGAFGIKHLDAMAQIDDVRVVSVVGRELGPTQEVAETYGIDHVTTDLAETLALDTVDAVVLATPTQMHAEQSIACLEAGKHVEVEIPLCDDLADGRRVVEAQQRTGLVAMCGHTRRFNPSHQWVNRRVRSGEFSIQQMDVQTYFFRRTNTNALGQPRSWTDHLLWHHAAHTVDLFAYQCGSPIVDAHAMQGPIHPELGIAMDMSVQLRAESGAICTLSLSFNNDGPFGTFFRYIGDTGTYIARYDDLVDGREEPIDVSDVDVSTNGIELQDREFFAAIREGREPNSSVSQVLPCYEVLDGLERQLAVD
- a CDS encoding YrhK family protein, whose translation is MIDDVRAGEHRSVHRPHPIMAVVNNYEWLHTSLGLAGNLAFLVGSVFFLDEDLKTAGVWLFIVGAAGMLLGSIGRAIADVYSDE
- a CDS encoding AMP-binding protein; this encodes MSTLHHEPLLPHLIITALERFEHEPCIHLGDQVLSYADVRRQTSQLIQVLRSRGIARGARLAVLSKNRPEVLTNLTASMINGSVITPLHPMGSFDDHAYVIGAASIECLVVDVDHFAERTSQLRERFPDLVVLGLGPSDVADDYLELAATFEPQPLVAPDIGPDDLCTLAYTGGTTGLPKGVLLPQRVWSNLTFIQMAEWEFPREVRMLVATPLSHAAMTLLGPVLLHGGVFHVMEAFSPDGFFDLVETHRITTTMIVPVMLYALQGNERYRTADMSSMETIFYGASPMSPPKLADAIDLWGSIFFQFYGQSEAPMVIAHMKKDEHDLSKPERLASCGRPAPWVHVALLGPDDQPTGPGEPGEICARGPLVMVGYHDMADQTAETLSGDWLHTGDVGRFDDEGFLYIVDRTKDMVITGGFNVFPREVEDVISTHAAVNTVMVVGVPDDKWGEAVKAVVVLAPGFESSDELTAEIQALVKEAKGSQQSPKTVDYVDAVPLTPVGKPDKKAVRARYWSGTDRSVG
- a CDS encoding NAD(P)/FAD-dependent oxidoreductase — encoded protein: MTTAVVVGAGPNGLAAALTLATAGVEVTVLEAAPRIGGGTRSSELTVPGLLHDECSGFHPLSFDTKFAELARLERHGLQWAWPEVQYSHPIGGAAGGAAVRSVDETADGLVGDERAWRSVFGPLVPRFGDIAGDFLGPIIGVPDHPLELARFGLRAALPAALLARRFSTEEGRALFGGVAAHAFWPFRSVLSSAIGTALGTAAHTYGWPVAVGGSASITTAMADALAANGGTIETDHRVVSVHDLDSPDIVMLDVAPGAAVAMLGDTMPARFRRSLGRYRHGPAAFKVDFAVEGGVPWSHEPSRRAGTVHVSGGYDETAAVEAMVHRGQMPERPFVLVGQQYLADPGRSNGDVHPLYAYAHVPAGFTGDATEAIERQIERFAPGFRDRIVARHVQSTSDLSARNANIVDGDIVTGANSPRQLVFRPRVGLDPYSLGVPGHFLCSAATPPGAGAHGMCGYHAAQSALRRLGHDTSAPTAGVDDG
- a CDS encoding SDR family NAD(P)-dependent oxidoreductase, whose product is MSTSYDFSDRTVIVTGGGRGIGLALSRFFAAAGATVAVADVNEQALADVLVGELDDAIPLVADVADSESVNAAVDHVLGVTGRIDIVVNNAGILRDRVVWKLTDDDWQAVLGVHLTGTFNLTRAVVPTMRERGYGRIVNVTSYTGLHGNIGQANYAAAKAGIIGFTRTTAKELAGFGITVNAISPNAETDMVASIPPDRLAELQAEIPMGRFSAPEETAPLVGFLASEQAGYITGVVVPVDGGLSI